One genomic region from Candidatus Tisiphia endosymbiont of Dioctria linearis encodes:
- a CDS encoding ribonuclease J, producing the protein MPFNIKNHKNALLFLPLGGSNEIGINVNLYHYKGKWLMVDCGSGFADNYLPGVDMIIADISFIEQYKKDLLALVLTHAHEDHLGAIQYLWSSLKCPIYATTFTANFLKLRLAEYDFAKTIKIHEVKPSAKINLDPFQLEMVPLTHSAPEMQAIMIRTEAGNVFHTGDWKFDHDPLLGEKANKDLLKSYGDEGVLALVCDSTNVFNAGTSGSEGEVRKSLIDIIAGCPQMIVVTTFASNLARLETIIHAGQMAGRKVVLSGRSLHRILLAAQESGYMKDIAPLIDEQDVARFKRQDLLIIATGCQGEPLAATAKMANNSHPSIKLAPKDTVIFSSKIIPGNEKKIFRMFNIFVRAGIEVVTERDHFVHVSGHPSIDELKQMYALIRPQICVPVHGEPVHIHEQAKLARKNGIKHAVEVENGSLVLLDPHNPRILTKVTTGYLAVDGNYLLPAESPIFRTRRRMHDDGIVVASLIINKKGELTCRPILSMPGLLDSNDDAQLINLIKDNITETVEIQRKSKGNLLDEQVENAVRSAIRKILKHEMNKSPLIIVNVEKAI; encoded by the coding sequence ATGCCATTCAACATTAAAAACCATAAAAATGCTTTACTATTCTTACCACTTGGCGGGTCAAATGAAATCGGCATAAACGTCAATCTATATCATTATAAGGGAAAGTGGTTGATGGTTGATTGCGGTAGCGGCTTTGCTGATAACTATTTACCAGGTGTTGATATGATAATTGCTGATATTAGCTTTATCGAACAATATAAAAAAGATTTGTTAGCTTTAGTCCTAACTCACGCACATGAAGATCATTTGGGAGCAATCCAATATTTGTGGAGCAGTCTAAAATGCCCAATATATGCCACTACCTTTACTGCAAATTTTCTGAAACTTAGATTAGCTGAATATGATTTTGCTAAAACTATAAAAATTCATGAAGTAAAACCTTCGGCAAAAATAAATCTTGATCCATTCCAATTAGAAATGGTACCGCTTACCCATTCAGCTCCAGAAATGCAAGCAATTATGATACGCACAGAAGCTGGCAATGTTTTTCATACTGGAGATTGGAAGTTTGACCATGATCCTTTACTCGGTGAAAAAGCTAACAAAGATTTACTAAAATCCTATGGTGATGAAGGGGTTTTAGCTCTAGTTTGTGATTCAACTAATGTATTTAATGCGGGAACTTCTGGCTCGGAAGGAGAAGTGCGTAAAAGTTTAATAGATATTATAGCAGGTTGCCCCCAAATGATTGTGGTAACAACCTTTGCTTCAAATTTGGCACGGCTTGAAACTATAATTCATGCAGGTCAGATGGCAGGAAGAAAAGTAGTGCTATCAGGAAGAAGTTTGCATAGAATTTTGCTCGCAGCTCAGGAAAGTGGTTATATGAAAGATATTGCCCCTTTAATTGATGAGCAGGATGTTGCAAGATTTAAAAGGCAAGATCTTCTAATTATTGCTACTGGCTGTCAAGGTGAACCACTAGCAGCTACTGCTAAAATGGCAAATAATAGTCACCCTAGTATCAAGTTAGCTCCTAAAGATACAGTTATATTCTCTTCAAAAATTATTCCTGGCAATGAAAAGAAAATTTTCCGTATGTTTAATATTTTTGTAAGAGCAGGAATTGAAGTGGTAACTGAACGAGATCATTTTGTTCATGTTTCTGGACATCCATCAATTGACGAACTTAAGCAAATGTACGCCTTAATTAGACCTCAGATTTGCGTGCCAGTACATGGTGAGCCGGTACACATACATGAACAAGCAAAATTAGCTCGTAAAAATGGTATAAAGCATGCTGTTGAAGTAGAAAATGGTAGCCTAGTATTACTTGATCCTCATAATCCACGTATTTTAACTAAAGTAACAACGGGTTATTTGGCTGTTGATGGCAATTATCTTTTACCAGCGGAATCACCAATTTTTAGAACTCGTAGACGTATGCATGATGATGGTATAGTAGTTGCTTCTCTGATAATAAATAAGAAGGGCGAACTTACTTGTAGACCTATTTTATCTATGCCAGGACTTCTTGACTCTAATGATGATGCCCAGCTAATTAATCTAATCAAAGATAATATTACTGAAACAGTAGAAATTCAGAGAAAATCAAAAGGTAATCTCCTCGATGAGCAGGTCGAAAATGCTGTAAGGTCAGCTATTCGCAAAATATTAAAACATGAAATGAATAAATCGCCTCTTATAATAGTTAATGTGGAGAAAGCTATTTGA
- the metK gene encoding methionine adenosyltransferase, producing MKNRIFTSESVSEGHPDKIADQISDAILDAIITQDPKCRVACETLVKTGMILVSGEITTNSWVDIEQIARDTVREIGYNNPSLGFDADSCAVISGITKQSVDIAIGVDNQDEDMIGAGDQGMVFGYACNETEVLMPAPIYYAHKLVKRQAKLRKQGILPWLGPDAKSQITLRYQGNKPIGVDTVVLSTQHYSHVTHSQLVEAVMDEIIKPELPAEWISKDTKYLINPTGRFVIGGPVGDCGLTGRKIIVDTYGGMARHGGGCFSGKDPTKIDRSTAYMARYIAKNIVGAEIADRCEIQISYAIGVAAPVSILVDTFGTGKLTDNEIVELVNEHFDLRPGRIIKQLKLQTACYQKTAVYGHFGREDQGFTWEQLDKVALLRAASLKK from the coding sequence ATAAAAAATAGAATCTTCACCTCTGAATCGGTTTCTGAAGGGCACCCAGATAAAATTGCCGACCAAATTTCTGATGCGATTTTAGATGCAATTATCACTCAAGATCCTAAATGCCGTGTTGCATGTGAGACTTTAGTGAAAACTGGTATGATTTTAGTAAGTGGAGAGATTACTACAAATTCTTGGGTTGATATAGAGCAAATAGCACGTGATACAGTAAGAGAAATTGGTTATAATAACCCTAGTCTTGGATTTGATGCAGATTCTTGTGCTGTTATATCCGGTATTACCAAACAATCAGTAGATATAGCTATTGGTGTGGATAACCAAGATGAGGATATGATTGGTGCTGGTGATCAAGGAATGGTATTTGGTTACGCCTGTAATGAAACAGAAGTTCTGATGCCAGCTCCAATATATTATGCTCATAAATTAGTTAAGAGGCAAGCTAAATTACGTAAGCAAGGAATTTTGCCATGGCTTGGTCCAGATGCAAAATCACAAATTACTTTACGATATCAAGGCAATAAGCCGATTGGTGTTGATACGGTTGTATTATCAACTCAGCATTATAGCCATGTAACTCATAGCCAACTAGTAGAAGCGGTAATGGATGAAATTATTAAACCAGAGCTACCAGCAGAATGGATTAGTAAAGATACAAAATATTTAATTAACCCCACTGGTAGATTTGTTATTGGTGGACCTGTAGGAGATTGTGGGCTTACTGGTAGAAAAATTATAGTAGATACTTATGGGGGAATGGCTAGGCATGGTGGTGGTTGTTTTTCTGGTAAAGATCCAACAAAAATAGATCGTTCTACCGCTTACATGGCTCGCTATATTGCTAAGAATATTGTAGGAGCTGAGATAGCGGATCGTTGTGAAATACAAATATCCTATGCAATTGGAGTGGCAGCTCCTGTATCTATTTTAGTTGACACTTTTGGTACTGGTAAACTAACTGATAATGAAATAGTGGAATTAGTAAATGAGCATTTTGATCTAAGACCAGGTAGAATTATAAAACAACTCAAATTGCAAACTGCTTGTTATCAAAAAACAGCGGTATATGGGCATTTCGGTAGAGAAGATCAAGGATTTACTTGGGAACAATTAGATAAAGTGGCGTTATTACGTGCTGCCTCACTAAAAAAATGA
- a CDS encoding MFS transporter, which produces MIGYQQEQRSLTKEQKQAVGLLSVGTFLEYFDLMLYVHMAVFLNELFFPKADPHTTAIYSATAFCSTFVFRPIGAVIFGWLGDNMGRKTTVVITTFIMSYYG; this is translated from the coding sequence ATGATAGGATATCAGCAAGAACAAAGAAGCCTAACTAAAGAGCAAAAACAAGCAGTAGGGTTACTGTCCGTTGGAACATTCTTAGAGTATTTTGACCTGATGCTTTATGTACATATGGCTGTATTTCTTAATGAATTGTTTTTCCCAAAAGCTGATCCTCATACTACCGCTATTTATTCAGCTACAGCTTTTTGCTCTACCTTTGTTTTTAGACCTATTGGGGCAGTAATATTTGGATGGTTAGGTGATAATATGGGGCGTAAGACTACCGTTGTCATAACGACTTTTATCATGTCTTACTATGGCTAA
- a CDS encoding MFS transporter: protein MANLPTYAQIGITASWLVTICRIMQGISSMGEAVGAKLYLTELINPPIQYPAVSSVAIFGTLGGVVALGIASLVTSYGFNWRLAFWIGTGVALVGTVARRSLRETPEFADAKRQLKKTFQQTSNVASIDLKKLENNPIWKEKVNKITVIALFLIECMCPVLFYFAYIYCGNLLKTSFDYSTAQVIHQNFIISICAFLSSLVLTYLSYRIYPLKIIKTLLLIFCVFVLACPYLLNNINSSLDVF from the coding sequence ATGGCTAATCTGCCTACCTATGCTCAAATAGGCATTACAGCTTCCTGGTTGGTTACAATATGCCGTATAATGCAAGGAATATCCTCTATGGGAGAGGCAGTAGGAGCAAAACTTTATTTAACTGAACTTATAAATCCACCAATCCAATATCCAGCTGTTTCATCAGTTGCGATTTTTGGTACTTTAGGAGGAGTTGTCGCTTTAGGAATAGCATCGTTAGTGACCTCTTATGGATTTAATTGGCGTCTAGCATTTTGGATAGGAACAGGCGTAGCACTGGTTGGTACAGTAGCCAGAAGGAGTCTTAGGGAAACGCCAGAATTTGCTGATGCCAAACGTCAGCTAAAAAAAACTTTTCAGCAGACTTCAAATGTTGCCAGCATAGATCTAAAAAAGCTAGAAAATAATCCAATATGGAAGGAAAAAGTTAATAAAATAACAGTAATAGCCTTGTTTCTAATAGAATGCATGTGTCCTGTACTCTTTTATTTTGCTTATATTTATTGCGGAAATCTTTTAAAAACTTCTTTTGACTACAGTACTGCACAGGTTATTCATCAAAATTTTATTATCTCAATATGTGCCTTCTTAAGCAGTTTAGTATTAACATATTTGAGTTACAGAATATATCCGTTAAAGATTATAAAAACCTTATTATTGATATTTTGTGTATTTGTTTTAGCTTGTCCTTATTTATTAAATAATATTAATAGCTCACTTGATGTTTTTTAA
- a CDS encoding HD domain-containing protein: MKDINCWDNSKYRSCTYAERLLTKLEQLNKQVVTPVDIDEVKKGIYYAKECHGSQMRQSGGPYYSHPIEVAYMVAEYTALTVPKLFRTDMIVTALLHDTIEDTELTEKMIAYIFGSKVASQVEDLTRVKPHGKISSAETLNILFQQKKYDVALIKIFDRIHNLKTVGVKSPEKIKKIIEETVIHFVTLSMHLKIPTVTKQIIELCCRHLAIPHSVHHDLHRTFVDNSQPLSPIFQNEIVRMQNLCKLGTISSLSPNDANIQLSKQLQKK; this comes from the coding sequence ATGAAAGATATTAACTGTTGGGATAATTCAAAATACAGGTCTTGTACTTACGCTGAACGGTTACTTACTAAACTTGAACAGCTAAATAAACAAGTAGTTACGCCGGTGGATATTGATGAAGTCAAAAAAGGCATTTATTACGCTAAAGAATGTCATGGCAGTCAAATGAGGCAGTCAGGCGGACCGTATTACTCACATCCGATTGAAGTGGCTTATATGGTTGCTGAATATACCGCTCTAACAGTTCCAAAATTGTTTAGAACCGACATGATTGTTACTGCATTACTACACGATACCATTGAAGATACAGAACTTACCGAAAAGATGATTGCTTACATCTTTGGCAGCAAGGTTGCTAGTCAAGTAGAAGACTTAACTAGGGTCAAGCCTCATGGCAAGATTAGCTCTGCAGAAACACTAAATATATTATTTCAGCAAAAAAAATATGATGTGGCATTGATTAAAATTTTTGATAGAATTCATAATCTAAAAACTGTTGGTGTAAAATCCCCTGAAAAAATTAAGAAGATTATAGAGGAGACGGTAATACATTTTGTAACTTTATCTATGCATTTAAAAATACCAACAGTAACAAAACAAATTATTGAATTATGTTGTCGGCATTTAGCTATACCACATTCTGTTCACCATGATCTACATAGGACTTTTGTGGATAATTCCCAGCCTCTTTCTCCAATTTTTCAAAATGAAATAGTCCGAATGCAAAACCTATGCAAACTGGGAACAATATCATCATTATCCCCCAATGATGCCAATATTCAGTTAAGTAAACAATTGCAAAAGAAGTAA
- a CDS encoding tetratricopeptide repeat protein — translation MTRKGSVYFEMGNYQEAVRNYDKAIQLGENDSKVIIPEGNKRYLAKISHDIKWVLTIKTISYASKILDIVLIEK, via the coding sequence ATGACTAGAAAGGGTTCGGTCTATTTTGAGATGGGAAATTACCAAGAAGCAGTTAGAAATTATGACAAAGCAATACAATTAGGTGAAAATGATTCTAAAGTAATCATCCCAGAAGGTAATAAAAGATATCTTGCTAAAATATCACATGACATTAAGTGGGTATTAACCATCAAAACCATATCCTATGCGAGTAAAATATTAGATATTGTTCTAATAGAAAAATAA
- a CDS encoding Npt1/Npt2 family nucleotide transporter: MDKVKNNSYFSEIRRVVWSIEGHENKKFLPMAAMMFCILLNYSTLRSIKDGFVVTAIGPESISFVKTYVVLPMAILFMVAYVKLCDFLKQENVFYAVTSFFLAYFILFTFVLYPYPELVHPNPETIETLSNAYPNFKWFIRVVGKWSFAVFYAISELWGSMMLSLLFWQFANQITKTEEAKRFYSMFGMLANLSLPVTAIILCYFLSTETQIVAEHLKYTPLFVIMMGSAVVIMLLYRWMNQHVLTDPTLYDATSKVSKKGKVKLSLIESFKMIFSSKYLGLIALLIICYGVSVNLVEGVWKSKIQQLYPNKEDYTMYMGQFQAWQGVTAILFMVVGSNILRRVSWFTAAMITPMMMLITGIAFFAFIFFDSTIAMYVTGLFASGPLAVAVMIGMIQNILSKATKYSLFDATKNMAYIPIDKDLRTKGQAAVEVIGGRFGKSGGGIIQSTFFILLPTFTFVEATPYFAAIFFVIVILWLYTIKALNKEYQAQLSDIVN, encoded by the coding sequence ATGGATAAGGTAAAAAATAATAGTTATTTCTCAGAAATAAGAAGAGTGGTTTGGTCAATTGAAGGGCATGAAAATAAGAAGTTTCTGCCTATGGCAGCTATGATGTTTTGCATTTTGCTCAACTATTCCACCCTTAGGTCGATAAAAGATGGATTTGTCGTAACAGCTATTGGTCCTGAATCAATAAGTTTTGTAAAAACCTATGTCGTTTTACCAATGGCAATACTATTTATGGTTGCTTATGTAAAGCTTTGTGACTTTTTAAAACAAGAAAATGTTTTTTACGCTGTAACCAGTTTCTTTCTGGCATATTTTATATTATTTACTTTCGTATTATACCCATATCCAGAGTTGGTGCATCCTAATCCTGAAACAATTGAGACATTAAGTAATGCGTATCCCAATTTTAAGTGGTTTATTAGGGTAGTTGGTAAGTGGAGTTTTGCAGTCTTCTATGCTATATCAGAACTTTGGGGAAGTATGATGCTTAGCTTATTATTTTGGCAATTTGCTAACCAAATTACTAAGACTGAAGAGGCAAAACGCTTTTATTCTATGTTTGGTATGCTAGCAAATTTATCTTTACCAGTTACTGCCATAATACTTTGCTATTTTTTAAGCACAGAAACTCAAATAGTTGCAGAACATCTGAAATATACTCCACTATTTGTTATTATGATGGGTAGTGCTGTAGTTATCATGTTATTGTATAGATGGATGAATCAGCATGTTTTAACCGATCCTACTTTATATGACGCAACGAGTAAAGTAAGCAAGAAAGGTAAGGTTAAGCTATCTCTTATAGAAAGCTTTAAAATGATTTTTAGTTCAAAATATTTAGGGCTTATTGCTTTACTAATTATATGTTATGGTGTGTCAGTAAATCTTGTAGAAGGTGTATGGAAGTCAAAGATTCAGCAACTATATCCAAACAAAGAAGACTATACCATGTATATGGGACAATTTCAGGCTTGGCAAGGTGTGACAGCTATATTATTCATGGTTGTTGGCTCTAATATCTTAAGAAGGGTTTCTTGGTTTACCGCCGCGATGATTACTCCTATGATGATGTTAATTACTGGAATTGCTTTTTTTGCCTTCATTTTCTTTGATAGTACTATTGCGATGTATGTTACTGGTCTATTCGCTTCTGGACCTTTAGCAGTAGCAGTGATGATAGGAATGATTCAAAATATTTTAAGTAAAGCAACAAAATACTCATTATTTGACGCTACCAAAAATATGGCATATATTCCTATTGATAAGGATCTTAGAACAAAAGGACAAGCGGCAGTAGAAGTGATAGGTGGTAGGTTCGGTAAATCTGGTGGTGGTATTATCCAGTCAACATTCTTTATCTTGCTTCCTACTTTTACCTTCGTTGAAGCTACACCTTATTTTGCTGCTATATTTTTTGTTATCGTAATATTGTGGCTATATACGATAAAAGCACTTAATAAGGAGTATCAAGCTCAGCTATCTGATATAGTCAATTGA
- the tilS gene encoding tRNA lysidine(34) synthetase TilS — protein sequence MLYQQFQQNIEQLIGNRPHQRSVALAVSGGADSIALLMLTHKWVSTNSINENISMVVMLVDHHLREQSKLEHEYVRDLSRKLGYDYHLLHFDHQNNFSNLQARAREGRYQLMTDLCKKLDILTILTAHHLDDYIENYCLRLEKKSSIFGLSGSPINWYNNVKIVRPLFNIPKQRLVTYLIANNIKWFEDESNKSDKYQRNIIRKKLAQEGEYVKNQIISQQSTINQLVEEKLQPELIACIAESVKIYQFGFATINLLQITGFASEIILQLISFVLIIISGKNRSSRSESIRIIVTLLQQQMNFTKTLHGCVIKKINNNLIICREFGRSLPMDIKLNNIDIWDGRFRFTGSFANNSGYLVSNLTIKDYSKIRKDLDLTILKETSFNNHVAILFTLPVVKILEKVIAIPHISYYNDEELSKGLDVSFSPNFVSRFTHFC from the coding sequence ATGCTTTATCAACAATTTCAGCAGAATATTGAGCAGCTAATTGGCAATAGACCTCATCAGAGGTCTGTTGCCTTAGCTGTTTCTGGGGGGGCTGATTCCATAGCCCTTTTAATGTTAACACATAAATGGGTCAGCACTAATAGTATTAATGAAAATATTAGTATGGTTGTGATGTTAGTTGACCATCATTTGCGGGAACAATCTAAGCTAGAGCATGAGTATGTTCGGGATTTAAGCCGTAAATTGGGGTATGACTACCATCTACTTCACTTCGATCACCAAAATAATTTTTCTAATTTACAAGCAAGGGCAAGAGAAGGGCGTTATCAATTAATGACCGATTTATGTAAAAAATTAGATATATTGACAATTTTGACAGCCCATCATTTGGATGATTATATAGAAAATTATTGTCTGAGATTAGAAAAAAAAAGTAGCATATTTGGACTTAGTGGTAGCCCTATTAATTGGTATAATAATGTTAAAATAGTGAGACCATTGTTTAACATACCAAAACAACGGTTAGTAACGTATTTAATTGCCAATAATATAAAATGGTTTGAAGATGAATCGAATAAATCCGACAAATACCAACGAAATATTATTAGAAAAAAACTAGCTCAAGAAGGAGAATATGTAAAAAATCAAATAATTTCCCAGCAATCTACAATTAACCAATTAGTAGAAGAAAAATTGCAACCTGAATTAATCGCTTGCATTGCCGAATCAGTAAAAATTTATCAATTCGGTTTTGCTACTATAAATTTATTACAGATTACAGGATTTGCTAGCGAAATAATACTACAGTTAATTAGTTTTGTCCTTATCATTATTAGTGGTAAAAATCGTAGTAGTAGATCAGAGTCAATAAGGATAATAGTGACATTATTACAACAACAAATGAATTTTACTAAAACATTACATGGTTGTGTGATAAAAAAAATTAATAATAATTTAATAATTTGCCGGGAATTTGGCAGAAGTTTGCCGATGGACATTAAACTTAACAATATAGATATTTGGGATGGTAGATTCCGTTTTACAGGAAGCTTTGCAAATAATTCAGGCTACTTAGTAAGTAATTTAACGATCAAAGATTATAGTAAAATAAGAAAAGATTTAGATTTAACAATACTAAAAGAGACAAGTTTCAATAACCATGTTGCTATTTTATTCACTCTACCAGTAGTCAAGATACTTGAAAAAGTTATAGCCATACCCCATATATCCTACTATAATGATGAGGAGTTGAGTAAGGGGCTTGATGTTTCTTTTTCTCCAAATTTTGTATCGCGTTTTACGCATTTCTGTTAG
- the ftsH gene encoding ATP-dependent zinc metalloprotease FtsH has translation MNNQGKNVLIWVSIFVLMVLVFHAFQNDGFIGGKSNISFSDFLTKIDEKAVSSVKIQGRIIDGNLSDGTAFSTYAPDYPDLINRLSSNGVYIEVIPPDTKMNLLFSIFISWFPMILLIGGWIFFMRQMQGGGKAMGFGKSKAKLVSDKGPKVTFKDVAGIDEAKEELTEIVDFLRDPSKFQKLGGKIPKGCLLIGSPGTGKTLLARAIAGEANVPFFSISGSDFVEMFVGVGASRVRDMFEQGKRNAPCIIFIDEIDAVGRHRGIGMGGGNDEREQTLNQMLVEMDGFEDNEGVVIIAATNRPDVLDTALLRPGRFDRQITVPNPDIDGREQILQVHLKKIKCAKNIIPRTIARGTPGFSGAELANLVNESALIAARKGKKEVNMLELEEAKDKVLMGVERRSMIMSDEQKKLTAYHEGGHALVGLYCPASDPIHKATIIPRGKALGMVMRLPENDRFSIQRDKMEADIAVAMAGRVAEELIFGKDKVTSGASSDIKMATRMARAMVTDWGLSDAIGPVYHGSSNEDMYASGRGEGHTSVHTAELIDREVKNFVEKGYDLAKNILTEHISELHLLAKILIEHETLSGQQIKNLLSGRAMNSEEANLFPMSNDDNGTIKIKKPSRKKDL, from the coding sequence ATGAATAATCAAGGTAAGAATGTTCTAATTTGGGTATCGATTTTTGTTTTAATGGTACTTGTTTTTCATGCATTTCAAAATGATGGTTTTATTGGAGGAAAGAGTAATATTTCTTTCTCAGATTTTTTAACCAAAATTGATGAAAAAGCAGTTAGTTCTGTTAAAATTCAGGGTAGAATAATCGATGGAAATCTAAGTGATGGAACAGCTTTTTCAACTTATGCTCCTGACTATCCAGATTTAATAAATCGCCTAAGTAGTAACGGTGTATATATTGAAGTAATACCTCCTGATACCAAAATGAACCTGTTGTTTAGCATATTCATTTCGTGGTTTCCAATGATTTTGTTGATAGGTGGCTGGATATTTTTCATGCGTCAAATGCAAGGCGGTGGAAAAGCTATGGGCTTTGGCAAATCTAAAGCCAAGCTAGTTTCAGATAAGGGGCCAAAAGTTACTTTTAAAGATGTTGCTGGTATTGATGAAGCTAAAGAAGAATTAACTGAAATTGTTGATTTTCTTAGAGATCCAAGCAAATTCCAGAAACTTGGTGGTAAAATCCCCAAAGGCTGTTTGTTAATAGGATCACCTGGAACAGGTAAAACTCTGTTAGCAAGAGCTATAGCAGGTGAGGCAAATGTTCCGTTCTTTAGTATTTCTGGTTCTGATTTTGTTGAAATGTTTGTTGGTGTGGGGGCAAGCCGTGTACGTGATATGTTCGAACAAGGAAAGCGTAATGCCCCTTGCATAATCTTTATTGACGAAATAGATGCTGTAGGTCGTCACAGAGGTATTGGCATGGGAGGTGGTAACGATGAGCGTGAACAAACATTGAATCAGATGTTAGTTGAAATGGATGGGTTTGAAGATAATGAAGGAGTAGTGATTATTGCGGCAACTAACAGACCTGATGTACTTGACACTGCCTTACTAAGACCCGGAAGGTTTGATCGTCAAATTACTGTACCTAATCCAGATATTGATGGTAGAGAACAAATTTTACAAGTACATTTGAAGAAGATAAAATGTGCTAAGAATATAATACCTAGAACCATAGCTAGAGGAACTCCTGGATTCTCAGGGGCAGAGCTTGCTAATCTTGTCAACGAATCGGCATTAATTGCTGCTCGTAAAGGCAAGAAAGAAGTTAATATGCTGGAGTTAGAGGAAGCAAAAGATAAGGTGTTAATGGGCGTGGAAAGACGTTCTATGATTATGTCAGATGAGCAGAAAAAACTAACTGCCTATCATGAAGGTGGGCATGCATTAGTTGGGCTTTACTGCCCAGCTTCTGATCCAATTCATAAAGCAACTATTATTCCAAGAGGTAAAGCACTTGGTATGGTAATGAGATTACCTGAAAATGATCGGTTTTCTATACAGCGTGATAAAATGGAAGCTGACATAGCGGTAGCAATGGCAGGCAGAGTAGCTGAAGAGCTTATTTTTGGTAAAGACAAAGTTACTTCTGGTGCTTCTTCTGATATTAAAATGGCAACCAGAATGGCTAGAGCTATGGTAACCGATTGGGGGCTAAGTGATGCAATAGGACCTGTATATCATGGCTCGAGCAATGAAGATATGTATGCTAGTGGTAGGGGGGAAGGTCATACTTCTGTACATACCGCAGAATTAATTGATAGGGAAGTGAAAAATTTTGTTGAGAAAGGTTACGATTTAGCAAAAAATATACTAACTGAGCATATTAGTGAACTCCATCTATTAGCCAAAATATTAATTGAGCATGAAACATTGTCAGGGCAACAGATTAAAAACTTGCTTAGTGGCAGAGCTATGAATTCAGAAGAGGCAAATTTATTTCCAATGAGCAATGATGATAATGGTACTATAAAAATTAAAAAACCAAGCCGGAAAAAAGACTTGTAG
- a CDS encoding succinate dehydrogenase iron-sulfur subunit, translated as MAELRLPPNSKVGKGIVHKYSGKSAKLRNVRIYRYDPDSEENPRIDIYELDLDKTGPMVLDALIKIKNEIDSTLTFRRSCREGICGSCAMNIDGTNTLACIKPIEEICGDIKIYPLPHMKVVKDLVPDMSHFYAQYESIEPWLKTDTLPPSNSERLQSLKDREKLDGLYECILCACCSTSCPSYWWNGDKYLGPAILLQAYRWIADSRDEYTGERLDALEDPFKLYRCHTIMNCTKTCPKGLNPAKAIAEIKSQIIQRHGV; from the coding sequence ATGGCAGAACTTAGATTACCACCTAATTCTAAAGTCGGTAAAGGTATAGTACATAAATATTCTGGGAAATCGGCTAAGTTACGTAATGTTAGGATTTATAGATATGATCCAGATTCTGAGGAAAACCCTAGAATTGATATTTACGAGTTAGATCTAGACAAAACAGGCCCCATGGTTCTAGATGCCTTAATTAAAATAAAAAATGAAATAGATTCTACTTTGACTTTCAGACGCTCTTGTCGTGAGGGGATTTGTGGTAGTTGTGCAATGAATATAGATGGAACTAATACACTTGCCTGCATTAAGCCTATTGAAGAAATTTGTGGTGATATTAAGATATATCCCTTACCACATATGAAAGTAGTAAAAGATTTAGTACCTGATATGTCGCATTTTTATGCTCAATATGAATCGATAGAACCTTGGTTAAAAACTGATACTCTTCCTCCTTCCAATAGTGAAAGATTACAGTCGCTTAAGGATAGAGAAAAATTAGATGGGCTATATGAATGTATATTATGTGCATGTTGTTCCACCTCCTGCCCAAGCTATTGGTGGAATGGTGATAAATATTTAGGTCCTGCAATTTTACTACAAGCTTATCGGTGGATTGCTGATTCTAGGGATGAGTATACTGGAGAGCGTTTAGATGCTTTAGAAGATCCGTTTAAGCTATATCGTTGTCATACAATTATGAACTGTACCAAAACTTGTCCAAAAGGTTTAAATCCAGCTAAAGCTATTGCAGAAATAAAAAGCCAAATAATACAACGTCATGGAGTGTAA
- a CDS encoding guanosine polyphosphate pyrophosphohydrolase, translating to MEDINNWETKYVNCKYSERLVNKLSELNQQVTIPVNMDEVKKGIYYAK from the coding sequence ATGGAAGATATTAATAATTGGGAAACAAAGTATGTAAATTGTAAATATTCTGAGAGGTTAGTAAATAAATTATCCGAACTGAACCAACAAGTAACTATACCAGTAAATATGGATGAGGTTAAAAAAGGTATCTATTATGCCAAATAA